The following coding sequences lie in one Synechococcus sp. PCC 7336 genomic window:
- a CDS encoding CO2 hydration protein, with the protein MAIAVQKTVPHSSSEPLSEYIDRLLAGGVLLPESPTNLLEVVGALASYGIVLDAYSINLNYIAEHTFLDWFPFFKYFNGEMNVRKLLRHWRHDRINYEYAEYCMRAMLWHRGGGLDAYLDSPEFLERAKAAIAARSRTNPLMVVLNRLFPQYLPEQVRMLSYYSGLGQFWRVMSDIFMDLSDRYDRGELSSIGQLTDLIQAGIVAAAGRPIAYSVVLGGKTCDIIPKSVGLTFLPDTAIPYVESIFFRGTPFFGIVSYNAQAHQIPAEQGDFAYGALYADPLPLGGAGIPPTLLMRDMERHLPDYLHEFYRMSCRGEDDLHVQVGQSFQKSMFCVTTAAIRGLAPHALDTSDPAERAANRAYLAGWMKRLQTSQLISVNQAVTNASCTLYPAEELSGG; encoded by the coding sequence ATGGCGATCGCCGTGCAAAAAACTGTCCCCCACTCTTCCTCCGAACCTCTGTCCGAGTACATCGATCGGCTTTTAGCTGGCGGCGTCTTGCTGCCGGAATCACCCACCAACCTATTGGAAGTGGTGGGGGCACTGGCCAGCTACGGCATTGTATTGGATGCCTATTCCATCAACTTGAATTACATCGCCGAGCATACCTTTCTCGATTGGTTCCCCTTCTTCAAATATTTCAATGGGGAGATGAATGTTCGGAAGCTGCTGCGGCACTGGCGACACGATCGCATTAACTACGAATATGCCGAATACTGCATGCGCGCGATGTTGTGGCATCGAGGGGGCGGTCTGGATGCTTACCTCGATTCGCCTGAGTTTCTAGAACGGGCTAAAGCGGCGATCGCCGCCCGCAGCCGCACCAATCCTCTCATGGTCGTATTGAACCGCCTGTTTCCCCAATATTTGCCCGAGCAGGTGCGCATGTTGTCCTACTACAGCGGCTTGGGGCAATTCTGGCGGGTGATGAGCGATATTTTTATGGATTTATCGGATCGGTACGATCGCGGCGAACTCAGCTCCATCGGCCAACTCACCGATCTGATTCAGGCCGGAATTGTCGCCGCTGCCGGCCGCCCGATCGCCTACTCAGTCGTCTTGGGGGGCAAAACCTGCGACATTATCCCAAAATCCGTCGGTTTGACGTTTCTGCCCGACACCGCTATCCCCTATGTGGAAAGCATCTTTTTCCGGGGTACCCCCTTCTTCGGCATCGTGTCTTACAATGCCCAGGCCCATCAGATTCCTGCCGAACAGGGGGACTTTGCCTACGGTGCCCTCTACGCCGATCCCCTTCCCCTCGGCGGTGCTGGCATCCCCCCTACCCTGTTGATGCGGGATATGGAACGACATTTGCCGGACTATTTGCACGAGTTTTACCGGATGAGCTGTCGGGGGGAGGACGACCTGCACGTTCAGGTGGGGCAGAGCTTTCAGAAGTCGATGTTTTGCGTGACGACGGCAGCGATTCGGGGTTTGGCTCCCCATGCCTTAGACACGAGCGATCCTGCCGAGCGAGCGGCGAATCGAGCTTATTTGGCAGGCTGGATGAAACGCTTGCAGACTTCCCAACTGATATCGGTGAACCAAGCCGTCACGAATGCCAGTTGTACGCTGTATCCGGCGGAGGAGTTGTCGGGGGGCTAG
- a CDS encoding NAD(P)H-quinone oxidoreductase subunit F, giving the protein MQQFFVQIGWCLPLYGLFGAIATIPWAAAGSVRSSGPRLGAYINVLLSLLACIHGGAILQAIWNTDGFSILVPWLQVVNLDLSFALEISPVTVGAAEFVAGLSLLAQVYALGYMEKDWAIARFFALLGFFEAAIIALALSDSLLLSYALLELLTLSTYLLVGFWYAQPLGMNAARDAFWTKRVGDLFLLMGVVALSELAGSLNFSDLATWSQTAQLSPLTATLLGLALIAGPTGKCAQFPLHLWLDEAMEGPNPASILRNSVVVTSGAYVLIKLDPVLGLSPIASTVLVALGIGTAVGASLVAIAQVDIKRALSHTTSAYLGLVFVAVGLQSTDAALMLLLAHGIAKALLFMSCGSVIFTTHTQDLTELGGLGGRMPATSTAFLVGTAGMLAVLPLGCFWAMVHWIEVIGLIRPALVVVPIAVNGLTAFNLVRVYSLVFGGQTQPKTRRAPEVAWPMAVPQVVAIALTSILPIAILQRRDVIVDLQLLPWRTVGVMIASGVAGASLSAAIYLGRLWPKPVRLPMPALQSLLSYGFYVDRLYRSTIVFAVSKLSKASIWLDRYIIDGAVNFVGLATVFGGESLKYSSPGKSQIYLLTILVALGLLGVLVSWLPIHGGL; this is encoded by the coding sequence ATGCAGCAATTCTTCGTCCAAATCGGCTGGTGCTTGCCGCTATATGGCTTGTTTGGCGCGATCGCCACCATTCCCTGGGCGGCAGCCGGTTCGGTGCGCAGTTCCGGCCCCCGTCTCGGAGCTTATATCAATGTGCTGCTCAGCCTGTTGGCCTGCATCCACGGCGGCGCGATCTTGCAGGCAATTTGGAATACCGATGGATTTTCCATCCTGGTTCCCTGGCTGCAGGTGGTCAATCTCGATCTTTCCTTTGCCCTAGAGATTTCTCCTGTAACGGTTGGTGCGGCTGAATTTGTGGCGGGGCTGAGTTTGCTGGCTCAAGTGTATGCGCTGGGCTATATGGAAAAAGATTGGGCGATCGCCCGCTTTTTTGCTTTGCTCGGCTTCTTCGAGGCCGCCATTATCGCCCTGGCATTGAGCGATTCGCTGCTGCTCAGCTATGCACTGCTGGAGTTATTGACCTTATCTACCTATCTGCTGGTGGGCTTCTGGTATGCCCAGCCATTGGGCATGAATGCCGCTCGCGATGCCTTTTGGACCAAGCGGGTGGGGGACTTATTTCTGCTGATGGGCGTGGTTGCCCTCTCCGAGCTAGCAGGCAGTCTCAATTTTTCCGATTTAGCCACTTGGTCGCAAACGGCCCAGTTGTCCCCCCTTACCGCCACTTTGCTGGGCTTGGCCCTGATTGCCGGACCGACAGGCAAATGTGCGCAATTTCCGCTGCACCTATGGTTGGACGAGGCGATGGAAGGCCCCAATCCCGCCTCAATTTTGCGAAATTCTGTGGTAGTGACCAGTGGGGCTTACGTCTTAATTAAGTTAGACCCAGTGCTGGGACTTTCTCCGATCGCCTCGACTGTGCTGGTGGCTTTAGGGATTGGAACAGCCGTGGGAGCCTCGTTGGTGGCGATCGCGCAGGTGGATATCAAACGGGCTCTATCCCACACGACGAGCGCGTATTTGGGTCTGGTGTTTGTGGCTGTAGGCTTGCAGAGCACCGACGCGGCTCTGATGTTATTGCTCGCCCACGGAATTGCCAAAGCCCTACTGTTCATGAGCTGTGGCTCTGTAATCTTTACCACCCACACCCAGGACTTGACCGAGTTAGGGGGATTGGGGGGGCGCATGCCCGCCACGTCTACCGCATTTCTAGTGGGAACGGCGGGGATGTTGGCAGTGCTGCCTCTGGGGTGCTTTTGGGCCATGGTGCATTGGATCGAAGTGATTGGCTTGATTCGACCTGCATTGGTTGTCGTTCCTATTGCGGTAAACGGTCTGACGGCATTCAATCTCGTGCGGGTGTACAGTCTGGTGTTTGGGGGGCAAACCCAGCCGAAAACCAGACGCGCTCCAGAAGTGGCTTGGCCGATGGCAGTCCCTCAAGTGGTGGCGATCGCCCTCACATCGATCTTGCCGATCGCGATCCTCCAAAGAAGAGATGTGATTGTCGATCTGCAGTTATTGCCTTGGAGGACAGTGGGGGTGATGATAGCTTCTGGTGTTGCAGGTGCTAGCTTGTCAGCCGCGATTTATTTAGGAAGGCTGTGGCCCAAACCAGTGCGGCTGCCGATGCCCGCCTTGCAAAGCCTGCTATCCTACGGCTTTTATGTCGATCGCCTGTATCGATCCACCATCGTCTTTGCCGTCAGCAAACTGTCAAAGGCTAGCATCTGGCTCGATCGCTACATCATTGATGGGGCTGTCAATTTCGTCGGGCTGGCAACGGTGTTTGGAGGGGAAAGTTTGAAATACAGCAGCCCCGGTAAGTCTCAGATCTATTTGCTCACCATTTTGGTGGCATTGGGGCTGCTGGGGGTGCTCGTCAGTTGGTTGCCAATCCATGGCGGACTGTAA
- a CDS encoding DUF1350 family protein gives MEAAMAIAAELPAIVTIHFHRFPLGAASGKVWDGSTGFCFAVCMGGIAVEWRSLSNHWVLQPDCPKAVIHFLGGAFIGNAPQVGYDALLSALASDGYLVVATQFETNPNHWQITRDIFNSLPDVLSQLQATVLPRFGIGHSLGGKLHVLGSCYEASAAAYPLSPRDGNILMAYCNASLRLDPLPSWLPVEFNPSPVETERAIASHYDISRTLLVKFVGDEIDTISALHDQLVAKFRRAIDYRCLPGDHGTCAGGRYPFSANNEFSPLDAIGQFVYQRASGDRERLFGVLRPWLKRQLAVLALEIESV, from the coding sequence ATGGAGGCTGCAATGGCGATCGCCGCCGAGCTCCCTGCGATCGTCACAATTCATTTTCATCGGTTCCCGTTGGGTGCGGCTTCCGGTAAAGTTTGGGATGGATCGACCGGGTTTTGTTTTGCCGTTTGCATGGGGGGTATCGCTGTGGAATGGCGATCGCTGTCAAATCATTGGGTGCTGCAGCCAGATTGCCCCAAGGCGGTGATTCATTTTTTGGGGGGAGCGTTCATCGGTAATGCGCCCCAGGTGGGTTACGATGCCCTGCTGTCTGCCCTTGCCTCTGACGGATATTTGGTGGTGGCAACCCAGTTCGAGACCAATCCCAATCACTGGCAAATTACCCGCGATATTTTCAACAGTCTGCCCGACGTTCTGAGTCAATTGCAGGCAACTGTGCTGCCGCGCTTCGGTATCGGTCACAGTCTGGGGGGGAAGCTGCACGTTTTAGGCAGTTGTTACGAGGCATCTGCAGCTGCTTATCCCCTGTCCCCTCGCGACGGCAATATTTTGATGGCCTATTGCAATGCCAGTTTGCGCCTCGACCCATTGCCGAGTTGGCTGCCGGTAGAGTTCAACCCGTCGCCAGTGGAGACAGAACGGGCGATCGCCAGCCATTACGACATCTCCCGCACGCTGCTGGTGAAATTCGTAGGGGACGAGATCGACACCATTAGCGCGCTGCACGACCAACTGGTGGCGAAGTTTCGCAGGGCGATCGACTATCGCTGCCTGCCGGGAGATCACGGCACCTGTGCGGGGGGTCGCTATCCGTTTTCGGCCAACAACGAGTTTTCGCCGTTAGACGCGATCGGGCAGTTTGTCTATCAGCGAGCAAGCGGCGATCGCGAACGGTTGTTCGGAGTGTTGCGACCGTGGTTGAAGCGGCAATTGGCGGTGCTGGCTTTAGAGATAGAAAGTGTTTGA
- a CDS encoding NADH-quinone oxidoreductase subunit M: MLSSLIWIPVAGAIAIGLWPGEMANQRARQLALLFAALAFAMSLAIAAQFDLSSAGIQFEEKVTWIAPLGLNYRLGIDGLALPLLMLNTLLTGISVYSTKLSIPRPRLYYSLILLLAAVVAGAFTAQNLLLFFLFYEIELIPLYLLIAIWGGKRRGYAATKFLIYTALSGILVLTGFLGLVWLGHSPSFDLADARANALPAGLQILLLSSILLGFGIKTPVVPLHTWLPDAHVEASTPISVLLAGVLLKLGTYGLLRFGVQLFPDVWPAIAPWLAWIAVVCALYGAVIAITQTDMKKMVAYSSIAHMGFIVLAVAAANPLSLLGATFQMVSHGLISALLFLLVGVVYAKTGTRDLRVLQGLLNPKRGLPVMGSLMILAAMASSGIPGMSGFIAEFIVFRGSLPAFTLQTLLSMLGTGLTAVYFLILLNRAFFGRLSQQALRIPSVLWRDRIPPLILAVLIVILGLQPNWVAHCIEATTTAMTPPKAIATAPPFEPANLVLLNPSPSPTSFD, translated from the coding sequence ATGCTCAGTAGCCTAATTTGGATACCGGTGGCAGGAGCGATCGCCATCGGCCTGTGGCCGGGTGAAATGGCCAACCAGAGAGCGCGGCAGTTGGCGTTGCTCTTTGCAGCGCTCGCCTTTGCAATGTCGTTGGCGATCGCCGCTCAATTCGACCTCAGTTCTGCGGGCATCCAATTCGAAGAAAAAGTCACTTGGATTGCTCCCCTGGGCTTGAACTACCGCCTCGGCATCGACGGCTTGGCCTTGCCTCTATTAATGCTGAATACTCTCCTCACAGGCATCTCCGTTTACAGCACAAAACTCTCGATTCCGCGACCCCGGCTCTACTATTCGCTGATCTTGCTGCTGGCTGCAGTGGTGGCAGGCGCCTTTACCGCTCAGAATTTGTTGCTCTTTTTCTTGTTTTACGAGATCGAGCTGATTCCGCTCTACCTGCTGATTGCTATTTGGGGGGGGAAGCGTCGCGGCTATGCCGCCACAAAGTTCTTAATTTATACAGCCCTCTCGGGCATTCTGGTGCTGACGGGCTTTTTGGGCTTGGTTTGGTTGGGCCATTCCCCCAGCTTCGATCTGGCTGACGCGAGGGCCAATGCTCTGCCTGCGGGCCTGCAAATCCTGCTGCTGAGCAGTATTCTGCTCGGGTTTGGCATTAAGACTCCGGTTGTGCCCCTGCACACTTGGCTTCCAGATGCCCACGTCGAAGCATCTACCCCTATTTCCGTGTTGCTGGCAGGTGTGTTACTCAAGTTGGGCACCTACGGTCTGCTGCGCTTTGGCGTGCAGCTCTTTCCCGATGTCTGGCCTGCAATCGCTCCCTGGCTGGCCTGGATTGCTGTAGTCTGTGCGCTGTACGGGGCCGTGATTGCCATCACCCAAACCGACATGAAAAAGATGGTGGCCTATAGTTCCATTGCCCATATGGGGTTCATTGTGCTGGCGGTGGCGGCGGCCAATCCCCTCAGTTTGCTGGGGGCCACGTTTCAAATGGTTAGCCACGGACTGATATCGGCGCTGCTGTTTTTATTGGTCGGGGTGGTCTATGCCAAAACGGGCACGCGCGATTTGCGAGTGTTGCAGGGCTTGCTCAATCCCAAGCGGGGGTTGCCAGTGATGGGCAGCCTGATGATTTTGGCGGCGATGGCCAGCAGCGGCATTCCGGGTATGTCGGGCTTTATTGCAGAATTTATTGTGTTTCGCGGCAGCTTGCCAGCGTTTACCCTGCAGACGTTGCTCTCGATGTTGGGCACCGGCTTGACGGCAGTCTACTTTTTGATTCTGCTCAATCGCGCCTTTTTCGGACGGCTGTCCCAGCAAGCATTGCGCATTCCCAGTGTGCTCTGGCGCGATCGCATTCCCCCCTTGATTTTGGCGGTTCTGATTGTCATTTTGGGCCTACAGCCCAATTGGGTGGCCCATTGCATTGAAGCCACGACCACGGCCATGACGCCTCCAAAGGCGATCGCCACTGCCCCTCCATTCGAGCCAGCCAACTTGGTCCTACTCAATCCCTCCCCCTCTCCCACATCTTTTGACTAG